GGGATGCAGCTCGCCGGCTACGTCGCGATGTTCCTGGTGTTCCTGCTCGTTGCCGCGCCGCTGTTCTGGATCGTGATCACGTCGTTCAAGGAGCGACCGGACATCTACACGCAGCCGGCGCAGTGGTTGCCGGCGCACCCCACCACCGACGGCTACCACTCGGCGACCACCCAGATCGAGTTCTGGCACTACTTCCGCAACTCGGTCATCATCACCGCCATCCTGTCGATCGCCAAGATCATCCTCGGCGTCATCAGTGCATACGCCTTGTCACTGCTGCGTTTCCCCGGCCGCAACCTGCTGTTCCTGATCATCATCGCGGCCCTCATGGTCCCCAACCAGATCACCGTGATCTCCAACTACGCGCTGGTCAGCCAGCTGGGCTGGCGCAACACCTACCAGGGGATCATCCTGCCGCTGGCAGGGGTCGCGTTCGGCACCTTCCTGATGCGCAACCAGTTCCTCTCGGTCCCGGGCGAGATCATCGAGGCGGCCCGCCTCGACGGTGCCGGACCGCTGAAGATGCTCTGGCGCGTCGTGCTCCCGATGTCCTGGCCGACGCTGATCGCGTTCTCGATCATCACCGTCGTCAACGAGTGGAACGAATACCTGTGGCCGTTCCTGATGTCCGACGACAGCCGCACCGGCACCCTGCCGATCGGGCTGACCCACCTGCAGAACACCGACGGCATCACCAACTGGGGACCGGTCATGGCGGCAACGGTGCTCGCCATGCTCCCGGTGCTGATCGTCTTCCTCGCACTTCAACGACACATGATCAAGGGCCTCACGGCCGGCGCGGTCAAGGGCTGAACCCCTTGACGCACAACACAAAGGAGAAACTCATGTCCAACCTGACACGCCGCGGGCTCGTCGGAGCAGCGGGTGGCGCGGCACTGGCCACCGGTCTGGCGGCCTGCGCCGGCACCGGCTCGGACTCGTCCGACAAGGGTGGCGGCGGCGACTCCAACACCATCGACTTCTGGAGCAACCACCCGGGCACCTCGACCGCCGTCGAGAAGAAGATCATCGCCGCCTTCGAGAAGAAGTACCCGGACCTGAAGGTCAAGCTGACCGACGCCGGTAAGGACTACGAAGAGGTCGGGCAGAAGTTCAACGCCGCGCTCGCCGGTGGCAACCTGCCGGACGTGATCGTCACCTCCGACGTCACCTGGTTCAACTTCGCGCTCAACAACCGCTTCGTCGACATCGGCGCCCTGTTCAAGAAGCACGGGCTGTCCACCGACGACTACGTCGACGGCCTCTACGCCGACTACCAGTACGACGGCAAGCACTACGCGATTCCCTACGCCCGCTCGACGGTGCTGTTCATGTACAACAAGGACGCCTTCAAGAAGGCCGGCCTGCCGGACCGCTCGCCGAAGTCGTGGGACGAGTTCACCCAGTGGGCGCCGAAGCTGAACGCCGCCATGGGCAGCGGCAAGCACGCGCTGATCCTCGACGACGGAGCCGACTACCTGGACTGGACCTTCCAGTCCATCGCGTGGACGTACGGCGGCGGCTACTCCAAGGGATGGAAGCCGACCTTCACCGACCCGAACACGGTCAAGGCCGCCAAGGTGCTGCAGGGCTGGGCGAAGAACGGTTACGTGAAGACCTCGGCGGACTCGGCGAGCGACTTCGGTGCCGGCCTGGGCGCAGTCCTGCTGGAGTCCACCGGAAACCTCGGCGGGCTCACCGACCTCAAGTTCGAACTGGGAGCCGGGTTCGTCCCCGCCCCGGGCGGGAAGAAGTGCTGCCCGACGGGTGGCGCCGGCGTCGCCATACCCTCCGGCATCTCCGCGGCGCGTCAGGCGAACGCCGCGAAGTTCGTGGAGTTCCTGACCAACCCCGAGAACACCGTGCTGTTCACCCAGGCGACCGGATACATGCCGGTGCGCAAGTCGGCACTGAAGCTGCCGGACGAGGTGGCCTACCTGAAGAAGAACCCCAACTTCAAGGTTGCCGTCAACCAGCTGCCGAAGACCCGGCCGCAGGACTACGCCCGGGTCTTCGTGCCCGGCGGTGGGGCGGACATCGGCCAGGCGCTGGACAAGATCGTCGCGGGTTCGGACGTCGAGTCGACGATGAAGGCGCTCGACGCGACCATCACCAAGTCGTACAACTCGCAGGTGAAGCCGAAGCTCAAGGCCTGACCGATGGCATCGGTGTATTTCGACGGGGCGACCCGACTGCACAAGGGCAATTCGAAGCCGTCGGTGGACCGCGTGACGCTGGACATCCAGGACGGCGAATTCCTGGTGCTGGTCGGGCCGTCCGGTTGTGGGAAGTCGACCACGCTGCGGATGCTCGCCGGCCTGGAGCCGGTCGACAAGGGCCGGGTGCTGATCGACGGGCACGACCAGAAGGGCGTGCGGCCGCGGGACCGGGACGTGGCGATGGTGTTCCAGAGTTACGCCCTCTACCCGAACATGAGCGCCGAGGAGAACATGGCGTTCGCCCTGCGCAACGCCGGTATGGGCAAGGCCGAGGCGCACCAACGCGTCGTGGAGGCAGCCGAGATCCTGGAACTCGCCCCGTTGCTGAAACGCAAACCGGGGCAGATGTCCGGCGGCCAGCGGCAGCGTGTGGCGATGGGTCGCGCGATCGTGCGCAACCCGAAGGTGTTCTGCATGGACGAGCCGCTGTCCAACCTGGACGCGAAGCTGCGGGTCTCGACGCGCGCCCAGATCGCCGCGCTGCAGCGGCGTCTCGGGGTCACCACGGTCTACGTGACGCACGACCAGACCGAGGCGATGACGATGGGACACCGTGTCGCCGTGCTGCAGGACGGGGTGCTGCAACAGGTCGACACACCGGAGGAGCTCTACGACCGTCCCCGCAACACGTTCGTCGCGGGTTTCATCGGCTCGCCGGCGATCAACCTCATCGACGCCGGAGTCCGCGACGGACGAGCCGAATTCTTCGGTGCTTCAGTGCCGTTGGAGCGCGAACAGGGAGGTTCGGCGGAACGCGTGACGATCGGTGTCCGGCCCGAGTCGTGGACCATCAGCGACGCACTCCACAAGGACGGCGTCGCGCTCAAGGTCGACATGGTCGAGTCGCTCGGTGCGGAAGTCTTCGTGTACGGCGAGCCGGAGGTGGGCGGTGACGCGCCACGGCTCACCGTGCGCACCGACAAGAAGCACCGCCCCGAGGTCGGTGACATCGTGCGGGTCACTCCGGCCGCCGAGGAGGTGCACGTCTTCGACGCAGCTACGGGCGATCGGCTCTGACGCCGACGACCAACCTGCGGGTCACGGGTCGGTTCGTGCTCGCGATCCTCGTGGTCGGTGTGGTCGCGGGCGTCAGCGGTGCGCTGCTCACCTTGTTGCTGCACCTCACGCAGCACGCGGTGTTCGGGGTCGTGGGTACCTCGTTCGCCCAGGAGGTCCGGGAGGCGCCGCCACTGCGTCGCCTGCTCGGTATGGCGGTCGCCGGTGGCGTCGTCGGCGTCGCGTGGTGGCAGCTGCGCCGGCGGTTCGACGTGGTGACGGTCCGGACCGCGCTGGCTGATCCACCGGCTCGCCTCCCGCTCCGGTCGACCACGTTGGACGCGGTGACGCAGATCGTGGCGGTCGGCGCGGGTGCCTCGTTGGGCAGAGAAGGTGCGCCGCGCCAGTTAGCCGCGGCGCTGGCCGAGGTGATCAGTGCACGGCTCGGCCTGGACGCGCAGCACCGGCGCGTCCTGCTCGGCTGCGCGGCAGGTGCCGGCCTCGCGGCGCTCTACAACGCTCCAGTGGCGGGCGGACTGTTCACGGTCGAGATCGTCCTGGCGACAGTCGATTACGTGGCGATCTCGGCTGCTGGGCTGTCTTCGTGCATCGCCGTCGTCGTGGCATGGCCGGTGGTGGGCCGCAGCGCGATCTACCAACTCGGCACCCACACCACTGCGCCGGGCGTCTGGCTCTGGGCCGTGCTCGCGGGGCCGATCTGCACGGTTGCCGGGCGAGGTTTCGTCCGGCTGATGGACGTGGCGCGGCGCGGCGGTCCACAGCGGCCGACCCGCGTCCTTCCGCTGCACGTCACGGGCGCGATGGCGGTGGTCGGTGCGGTCGCCATGGTCCTGCCCGGGGTGACCGGCAACGGCAAGAGCGTGTTGGAGGCCCTGGTCGGCCGGGGCGGCCTGTCGGCGGGTGTCCTGGTGGCCCTGCTCATCGCCAAGCCTCTGGTGACGGCCCTCTGCCTGCGAGGCGGCCTGGTCGGCGGCCTGATCACGCCGTCCATGGCCACCGGCGGTTCGCTCGGTGCGTTGGTCGCCGTGTTGCTCGGGCACACGCAGGGCGGGGTGACGATGATCGTGTGCGCCATGGTCGGCGCCGCCGCGATGCTCGCCACGACCCAACGGGCGCCGGTCATGGCCGGCGCGTTCATGCTCGAGATATCCCAGTCACCGCCGGCACTGTGGGCCCCTGTTGCCATCGCCGTCTGCGGTGTGTGGTTGACGAACAGGTGGTGGCCGGCGCGAAAATAGTTGTGCGTCTATAATAGTTGTGTGCAACCAACTAAAACCACGCCGGTCGGTGTCTGGCTGAACCTGGCGGCGCTGGTGATGGACAACAAGTGGCTGGTCCGGGATCTGTTGCAGGACCGCACGGGTGGTATGCCGTGGAACGGCTATCGCGTGCTGCGCCGGGTCGAGCGGGAGCCGATGTCCCAGGGCGAGCTCGCCGAGCGCATGGACATCGACGCACCGGCCGCGTCGGTGCTGGTGACCGATCTGGTCGGCCGGGGGTATGTCGAGCGTGTCACGGATCCGGGTGACGGCCGCCGCAAGCTGGTGCGCATCACCGGTGCCGGCCGAGGCCTCCTCGAGGGTCTGCGGTCGGCCGCGGACGTCATACCACCCCCGGTGTCGACCCTCACGCTGAGCGAGCGCCGTGAACTGACCCGACTGATCGAGAAGATGCGGGAGGCGAGCGAGCATGCCTGATGTCGAACTCTCGCGCGGCCGCCGCTTCGGGGTGCTGGCGATCTGCTGCATGAGCCTGTTCATCGTCGGCATCGACTCCACCGGCGTGAACCTGGCCATTCCGTCGATCGGACGGCAACTGGGAGCCAGCGACTCACAACTGCAATGGGTCATCGATGCCTACACGCTGGTGCTGGCCAGTCTGCTGATGCTCTCCGGATCGACCGGTGACCGGCTCGGTCGCCGACGGGTGTTCCAGATCGGGCTGGTGCTCTTCGGCATCGGGTCGATCTGCTGTTCCCTGGCACTCAGCCCGGGTCTGCTGATCGGCGCTCGGATGCTGCAGGCCGTCGGTGGGTCGATGCTCAACCCGGTCGCGATGTCCATCATCACCAATACATTCCGCGATCCTCGCGAACGCGCGCAGGCGATCGGCATGTGGGGTGGCGTCATCGGACTGTCCATGGCGCTCGGTCCGGTGATCGGTGGCGCGTTGGTCGCCGGCATCGGCTGGCGCGCGATCTTCTGGATCAACGTTCCAGTCGTCGTCGCCGCCGTGCTGCTGACTCAGCTGTTCGTGCCCGAGTCGCGTGCCGATCGGGTGCGCCGCCTGGACCCCGTGGCGCAGGGCCTGGTGATCGTGATGTTGGCGGCGGTCACCTACGCGATCATCGAAGGCGGTTCGCAGGGCTGGGGCTCGATCGTGATCGTGGCGTGTTTCGCGCTGACCGTGGTTGCGGTTGCCGCGTTGATCGGCTGGGAGCTGCACCGGGAGGAGCCGCTGCTCGATCCGCGGTTCTTCCGGAGCATCCCGTTCAGCGGAGCGGTGGTCTCCGCGGTGGTCGGGTTCTGCGCGATGGCCGGCTTCCTCTTCCTGAACACGCTGTATCTGCAGGACGTTCGGGGCATGTCGGCGCTGCACGCCGGGCTGATGACGTTGCCCATGGCGGTGTCGGTCGCGTTGTTCGCACCCGTGTCGGGTCGCATCGTCGGCGACCACGGGGTGCGCGTGCCGATGTGCATCTCCGGTCTCGGCATCGGTCTCAGTGCGGTGATGTTGCTGCGGATCGACAACACCACGAGTCTGGTCTACCTCGGTGTCGCCTACCTGCTCTTCGGCATCGGCTTCGGCATGCTCAACGCTCCCATCACGAACTCCGCGATGGCGGGTATGCCGCGGCAGCAGGCGGGCGTTGCGGCGGCTATCGCCTCCACCAGCCGCCAGGTCGGCGGATCGCTCGGCGTTGCAGTGCTACCCGCGATCGCGTTCGGGCACATGCACGGGGACATGACCCATGGCCTGGCCGTCGCGACGCATCCCGCGTGGGTCGTCATGCTGGCGTGCGCGGTGGTGCTGTTCCTGCTCGGCTTCGTCCTCACCGGCGGAGTGGCGTTGCGCTCGGGGCAGCGGGTGGCCGTCGAGCTGGGCAGCTCCTGAGCCCCTGCAGCGGCCGTTCCGGCCCGGCATAGCCTGGACCGCATGACGTTGACCCTTGCCGACGCGGGAGCGCTGGTCGACCGGTTCGCCGGTCCGCTGCTGGCCGACGGGTCGCTCGGAGCCGATGACCGCGTGGCGTCCGTGTGCAGCCTCGGGTGGTACGACGCGCCGACGGCGGCATCGCTGGGTCGCCAGATCCGGGGTTCGCTGCGGTCCGAGACTCTCGCCCACAGCCTGGATGCTGCACTGGGCCGGCCGGATTCACGGCCCATCGCTCTGCGCACGCAGCTGGACGCCTGGTCGTTGGTGCTCGACCCGTGGTTCAACCAGCCGCGACTGCGCTTCCACCCACGGCACACGCGCGGCGGCGGGCGTGCGCTGGTGATCGACTGGCGCGTCGATCGTGAGGTGTTGCTGTTCGCCGCGTCGGACGGTCGTCTGAGGTGGTTGGTGAGTCTGCCCGTCCAGCTCGGCGACGAACTGCCGCGCCCTCTCGCGGGTTATGAACCGGATGAGTTCCACGCATTGGCAACGCAACTGGGCTGGCGTCCGGGGACCGACGCTCGTGCGTTCGCGGTTGCCCTGGCAAGTCGGTGGACCGGCGCCGATCTGACCGCCGACACCTTCGGCGGGCGGCACCGGCGGGTGTCGTTCCGGGACCTGGACTCGCCGCCCACTTCGAGGATCGAGCGTGCGCGTGGGCTCGGACTGACCCCACTCGGTGGCGACCTGAACGCGATCAACCGCACGATGTGGCTGAGTCTCGCCGTCGGTTCGGAGATCCCCGATCCCGACGATCTGCGGCTGGTCAGCCGCTCTGCGGCACAGGTTGCATTGGCGATGGCCGACGCGGCATTGCGCGACGAACTGCGGGACACCGTCGACGCCATGAACCAGACCGGCGGGGAGCCATCGCAGGAGGTGCGGCGGCATCTGCTGGCGCGCGCGGATCGGCTCGCTGCGGCGCCGGGTGGAGCAGTGCGTGCCGCAATCGTGCGCACGGTGGCGGCGGGGCAGTTGGACGACGCGTTCGGCAGCGCCACGGAGGCCGTGCAGGCATGTCCGGTCGTCTCCGGCGCGGCAGCACCGGCGGATCTGTCACCGGGTGAGGCGGACGCACTGGAGCTGTTGCGGGAGGCAGTACGCGATGCACACGAATTCGGTTATGGACAGCGCGACCGACGAGAGGACGTCTTCTGATGCGCGGTGAGTACAAGGTCCCCGGCGGCAAACTCGTCGCCGTCGACGTCGAGGTCGAATCAGGCCGGTTGGCAGGTGTTTCGGTGTCGGGCGACTTCTTCCTCGAGCCCGACGAAGCACTGGAGGACATCGACGCGGCACTGACGGGCATGCCCGCGGACGCCTCCGTCGACCAGTTGGCCGGTGCCATCACCGGTGCCCTCGACCCCGGGGTGAGCCTCATCGGCTTCAGCGCCGACGCGGTCGGCGTGGCGGTGCGTCGTGCGTTGGGCAAGGCGACCGGGTGGGACGACCACACGTTCGACGTCATACCGGCCACGGTCCTGCCACCGGTCGAACACGTCGCGCTCGACGAGGTCATCGCCCACGAGGTGGCTGCCGGCACGCGGCCGCCGACCCTGCGTTTCTGGGACTGGGACTCACCGCTGGTGGTCATCGGCTCGTTCCAGAGCTACCGCAACGAGATCGATCCGGAGGGTGCGGCACGGCACGGGATCGATGTTGTGCGAAGGGTTTCCGGCGGCGGAGCGATGTTCATGGAGCCCGGCAACTGCATCACCTACTCACTGGTGGTGCCGTCGTCGATGGTCGAAGGGCTGAGTTTCGAGCGCTCCTACGCCTTCCTCGACGAGTGGGTCATGGCCGCACTCGCGGAGGTCGGTGTCAACGCACACTACGTGCCGCTCAACGACATCGCGTCCGACAAGGGCAAGATCGCCGGTGCCGCGCAGAAGCGGTTCGCCGACGGCGCCGTGCTGCATCACGTGACGATGGCCTACGACATCGACGCCGACAAGATGCTGGAGGTGCTGCGCATCGGTCGCGAGAAGATGTCGGACAAGGGCACCAAGAGCGCGAACAAACGGGTGGACCCGATGCGTTCGCAGACCGGCCTGCCGCGCGAGCAGATCCTGGAGACCTTCACCAAGTCGTTCCTCGCGAGCTACCGCAGCCGGCTGTCGGCATACACCGACGACGAGCTGACCGAGGCCCGCCGCCTCGTCGACGAGAAGTTCGGCACCGCGGAGTGGACGCATCGCGTGGCATGAGCACCGTTCTGACGGATCGCCTTCGGTTGGAACCGGTTTCGCTGGACAGCGCCGACGACCTGCACCTCGTGCTCACCGACCCGGCCGTCTGGCCGTGGTACGCCGAACGCTGCCCGACCCGCAGTGAGGTGCGCACGCTGGCGAGTCGTATGGCGGACGGGTGGCGGCTGCACGGCGTCCACAAGTTGATTGCCTACGACCGGTCGACGAGGGAGGTCATCGGCCGCGGAGGACTGTCGCGCACACCGGTCGACGCGGACTGGGCGCAGGTCCATCGGTTCCTTCCGCAGGAACCGTGCGCGCTCGAGCCGTACCGCACGAAGGAGCCGTTCGTCGCGCACGCGAACTGGTTGGAGCTGGGATGGGCCGTCCGGGAACGGTTCTGGGGACACGGATATGCGGCTGAGATCGGTCGCGCCGGTCTGGCGTTCGCTTTCGATCGGCTGCAGATGCGTGCCGTGGTCTCGTGCACAGCGCGTAGCAACGTGCGGTCGAGCGCAGTGATGGAGCGTATCGGGATGTCGTACGCCGGTGAGGTACGCAGCCCCGGCGTCGTCCCGGGCAGCCCGGCGCGCGACGAGACGGCGTTCGCCACGTGCGTGCTGCTGCGCGGCCAGTGGGGGGTGGGGTCGGGTCGCTGACTCCGATTCCGATGAGGAGCGTAGCGCTCCGTGAGGGTGCTCGTCCTTGGGAGGTGCCCGTCTCGAGCGGATGTGATCGCAGGCCGAAGACTTCGACCCATCGGCGACCGGACCTTCTCGCTAGATGCGATCAACGTCCGTGAGGTCGACGGCCTGAATGTCCCGTGTGTCCGCCGGGTCGAGCAACCGGTCGAGCGCATGTCCTGCTGCGCTGCCGATGAGCGTTCCCGTGGCGACGGCGACGACGGAGCCGATCGCGATGGTCGCGGCGTTGAATCCCGCCTGCCCGGTTGCGAGTTCGGTCGTGCTCAGCAGGCCGAGGCTGCCGGGCACGAGCAGCCAGAACGCCGGCAGGAAGACCACCAGCCGGAGCGGGCGGCCGGAGAGGCGGTGCACGATGGCGGCGGCGAGTCCGGCCACGGTGGCCCCGGCCAGCGCCCCGAGGATGAGCCCGCTGCCGGCCTGCACGATCGACTGGGTCGCGAACGTGAGCGCCAGCACGACGAAGATCCAGGGGATCGCAGCGCGGGAGGCTGCGACGTTGACGACGATGCCGCAGCCGATCACGGCGACCCCGATGTATGGCGCCAGCGGTCCGAGGTCCTGGGCTCGCACGTTGGTCAACGCAGACAGCTGATCGCCGGTGACGGCGACCGCCGCGAAGAGGCCGACCGCGAAGAGCACGAGTTGCATCACTCCCGACACCAGGCGCGAGGTACCCGCGACCGCCGCCCCCGAGGCGATCTCCGACATACCTGTGACGATCATCGAGCCGGGCAACAACACCGCGAAGGACGCGACCATCGTCCGCAACGTCCCGTGCAGGGGCCAGTGCTGCGCCACCAGCAGCACCAGCACGCCGACCGCGAACGAGGCGAGCAACGGAAGCAGCGTGCGGACGACGGTCACCCGGCGACCGACCATCACGAGCAGTGCCACGACCAGCGAACTACCCGCGGCGGTGACCAGGTCGCGCCAGGTGGGCTGCAGGATCGCGCAGATGCCCGTGCCGATCGCGATCATCGCCAGGTCACTCAGCCAGACCGGGCGCGAGGGCGGCAGGGCCGCGATCGCGTCCAGTTCGCGGATCGCCGAGGGTATGGCGACAGCTCCGCGCATCAGCCGGTCGTAGACGTCCTGGACGAGGGTGACCTGCTCGAACCGCAAGGTCCCCGTGACGGGTTCGAAGCCGACGCTGTCCTCGGCGCTCAGCCCGGCGAACAGCCCGGTCGGGGTGGCCGCGACCCGCACGCCGGGCGCACCGAGGCGGCGCGCCAACAGCGTCACCTGCCACTCGACGTCCGGCACCGGCGCACCACCGGCGAGCAGAGCGCTGCCCATCCGCAGCAGCACCTCACGCGTCGAGTCCGTCATACAGCCATCATGACGGCCACGGGAACAACCGTTGTCAGTGGCGGCGTTTACGGTTGCACTATGCGCCCGACCACTGACCTGCAGCGACGTGTCGCGCCCTTCGAGGTTGTTTCCGAGTACTCACCCAGCGGCGACCAGCCGACCGCGATCGCCGATCTGGCGCGCCGGGTCGAGGCGGGGGAGCAGGACACCGTGCTGCTCGGCGCGACCGGCACCGGCAAGTCCGCCACCACGGCGTGGCTGATCGAGCAGGTGCAAAGGCCCACCCTGGTGATGGCACCCAACAAGACCCTCGCGGCACAGCTGGCCAACGAGTTCCGCGAGCTGCTGCCGCACAACGCGGTCGAATACTTCGTCTCCTACTACGACTACTACCAGCCCGAGGCCTACATCCCGCAGACCGACACCTACATCGAGAAGGACTCCTCGATCAACGACGAGGTCGAGCGGCTGCGGCACAGCGCCACCAACTCGCTGCTGACCCGGCGCGACGTGATCGTGGTCGCGTCGGTGTCCTGCATCTACGGCCTCGGCACCCCGCAGGAGTACGTCGACCGCATGCAAGCGCTGCGGGTCGGTGACCAGCTGGACCGCGACGACCTGCTGCGCAAGTTCGTCCAGATGCAATACACCCGCAACGACCTGGCCTTCACCCGCGGCACCTTCCGGGTCCGCGGCGACACCGTCGAGATCATCCCGGTCTACGAGGAGCTGGCGATCCGGATCGAGTTCTTCGGCGACGAGATCGAGCGGCTCTACACGCTGCACCCGCTGACCGGCGAG
This genomic window from Flexivirga oryzae contains:
- a CDS encoding ABC transporter ATP-binding protein, with protein sequence MASVYFDGATRLHKGNSKPSVDRVTLDIQDGEFLVLVGPSGCGKSTTLRMLAGLEPVDKGRVLIDGHDQKGVRPRDRDVAMVFQSYALYPNMSAEENMAFALRNAGMGKAEAHQRVVEAAEILELAPLLKRKPGQMSGGQRQRVAMGRAIVRNPKVFCMDEPLSNLDAKLRVSTRAQIAALQRRLGVTTVYVTHDQTEAMTMGHRVAVLQDGVLQQVDTPEELYDRPRNTFVAGFIGSPAINLIDAGVRDGRAEFFGASVPLEREQGGSAERVTIGVRPESWTISDALHKDGVALKVDMVESLGAEVFVYGEPEVGGDAPRLTVRTDKKHRPEVGDIVRVTPAAEEVHVFDAATGDRL
- a CDS encoding MFS transporter, with amino-acid sequence MPDVELSRGRRFGVLAICCMSLFIVGIDSTGVNLAIPSIGRQLGASDSQLQWVIDAYTLVLASLLMLSGSTGDRLGRRRVFQIGLVLFGIGSICCSLALSPGLLIGARMLQAVGGSMLNPVAMSIITNTFRDPRERAQAIGMWGGVIGLSMALGPVIGGALVAGIGWRAIFWINVPVVVAAVLLTQLFVPESRADRVRRLDPVAQGLVIVMLAAVTYAIIEGGSQGWGSIVIVACFALTVVAVAALIGWELHREEPLLDPRFFRSIPFSGAVVSAVVGFCAMAGFLFLNTLYLQDVRGMSALHAGLMTLPMAVSVALFAPVSGRIVGDHGVRVPMCISGLGIGLSAVMLLRIDNTTSLVYLGVAYLLFGIGFGMLNAPITNSAMAGMPRQQAGVAAAIASTSRQVGGSLGVAVLPAIAFGHMHGDMTHGLAVATHPAWVVMLACAVVLFLLGFVLTGGVALRSGQRVAVELGSS
- a CDS encoding carbohydrate ABC transporter permease translates to MTDQAVTGVDVDEQPTGAHNAEAASFGGIGMQLAGYVAMFLVFLLVAAPLFWIVITSFKERPDIYTQPAQWLPAHPTTDGYHSATTQIEFWHYFRNSVIITAILSIAKIILGVISAYALSLLRFPGRNLLFLIIIAALMVPNQITVISNYALVSQLGWRNTYQGIILPLAGVAFGTFLMRNQFLSVPGEIIEAARLDGAGPLKMLWRVVLPMSWPTLIAFSIITVVNEWNEYLWPFLMSDDSRTGTLPIGLTHLQNTDGITNWGPVMAATVLAMLPVLIVFLALQRHMIKGLTAGAVKG
- a CDS encoding chloride channel protein, which produces MLAILVVGVVAGVSGALLTLLLHLTQHAVFGVVGTSFAQEVREAPPLRRLLGMAVAGGVVGVAWWQLRRRFDVVTVRTALADPPARLPLRSTTLDAVTQIVAVGAGASLGREGAPRQLAAALAEVISARLGLDAQHRRVLLGCAAGAGLAALYNAPVAGGLFTVEIVLATVDYVAISAAGLSSCIAVVVAWPVVGRSAIYQLGTHTTAPGVWLWAVLAGPICTVAGRGFVRLMDVARRGGPQRPTRVLPLHVTGAMAVVGAVAMVLPGVTGNGKSVLEALVGRGGLSAGVLVALLIAKPLVTALCLRGGLVGGLITPSMATGGSLGALVAVLLGHTQGGVTMIVCAMVGAAAMLATTQRAPVMAGAFMLEISQSPPALWAPVAIAVCGVWLTNRWWPARK
- a CDS encoding lipoate--protein ligase family protein, encoding MRGEYKVPGGKLVAVDVEVESGRLAGVSVSGDFFLEPDEALEDIDAALTGMPADASVDQLAGAITGALDPGVSLIGFSADAVGVAVRRALGKATGWDDHTFDVIPATVLPPVEHVALDEVIAHEVAAGTRPPTLRFWDWDSPLVVIGSFQSYRNEIDPEGAARHGIDVVRRVSGGGAMFMEPGNCITYSLVVPSSMVEGLSFERSYAFLDEWVMAALAEVGVNAHYVPLNDIASDKGKIAGAAQKRFADGAVLHHVTMAYDIDADKMLEVLRIGREKMSDKGTKSANKRVDPMRSQTGLPREQILETFTKSFLASYRSRLSAYTDDELTEARRLVDEKFGTAEWTHRVA
- a CDS encoding ABC transporter substrate-binding protein; this encodes MSNLTRRGLVGAAGGAALATGLAACAGTGSDSSDKGGGGDSNTIDFWSNHPGTSTAVEKKIIAAFEKKYPDLKVKLTDAGKDYEEVGQKFNAALAGGNLPDVIVTSDVTWFNFALNNRFVDIGALFKKHGLSTDDYVDGLYADYQYDGKHYAIPYARSTVLFMYNKDAFKKAGLPDRSPKSWDEFTQWAPKLNAAMGSGKHALILDDGADYLDWTFQSIAWTYGGGYSKGWKPTFTDPNTVKAAKVLQGWAKNGYVKTSADSASDFGAGLGAVLLESTGNLGGLTDLKFELGAGFVPAPGGKKCCPTGGAGVAIPSGISAARQANAAKFVEFLTNPENTVLFTQATGYMPVRKSALKLPDEVAYLKKNPNFKVAVNQLPKTRPQDYARVFVPGGGADIGQALDKIVAGSDVESTMKALDATITKSYNSQVKPKLKA
- a CDS encoding GNAT family N-acetyltransferase; this translates as MSTVLTDRLRLEPVSLDSADDLHLVLTDPAVWPWYAERCPTRSEVRTLASRMADGWRLHGVHKLIAYDRSTREVIGRGGLSRTPVDADWAQVHRFLPQEPCALEPYRTKEPFVAHANWLELGWAVRERFWGHGYAAEIGRAGLAFAFDRLQMRAVVSCTARSNVRSSAVMERIGMSYAGEVRSPGVVPGSPARDETAFATCVLLRGQWGVGSGR
- a CDS encoding threonine/serine ThrE exporter family protein; translated protein: MTDSTREVLLRMGSALLAGGAPVPDVEWQVTLLARRLGAPGVRVAATPTGLFAGLSAEDSVGFEPVTGTLRFEQVTLVQDVYDRLMRGAVAIPSAIRELDAIAALPPSRPVWLSDLAMIAIGTGICAILQPTWRDLVTAAGSSLVVALLVMVGRRVTVVRTLLPLLASFAVGVLVLLVAQHWPLHGTLRTMVASFAVLLPGSMIVTGMSEIASGAAVAGTSRLVSGVMQLVLFAVGLFAAVAVTGDQLSALTNVRAQDLGPLAPYIGVAVIGCGIVVNVAASRAAIPWIFVVLALTFATQSIVQAGSGLILGALAGATVAGLAAAIVHRLSGRPLRLVVFLPAFWLLVPGSLGLLSTTELATGQAGFNAATIAIGSVVAVATGTLIGSAAGHALDRLLDPADTRDIQAVDLTDVDRI
- a CDS encoding MarR family transcriptional regulator, which produces MQPTKTTPVGVWLNLAALVMDNKWLVRDLLQDRTGGMPWNGYRVLRRVEREPMSQGELAERMDIDAPAASVLVTDLVGRGYVERVTDPGDGRRKLVRITGAGRGLLEGLRSAADVIPPPVSTLTLSERRELTRLIEKMREASEHA